The nucleotide window GTGTTTTGTTACAAGAGTACGCTGTTTCACTATTTTACTTTATGGACGTTACTTTGCCATCTGTGCTTGTTACTATGATGCGATTCTCTGCTACAGCCGGTGCTGTGGTGATGTTGCCATCTAAAGGAGTGCTCCAGATGAATTTTCCGTTATCATCAAGACAGATTAGGCTGTTATCGTTTGTACCAAAGATTATGTTGCCGTTTATACCGGCAGGAGAAGAATATACAGCCTCATTTGCTTTATACTTCCACAAAACCTTGCCACTCTTCGCATCAAGAGCAGTGACCCACCCACCAATATTTCCAAATATAACTTTATTGTTTTGTATCAGCGGAGATGTTTCTATTTGAGCCTTTGAGTCATAGCTCCAAATTACGGCTTGATGTTTTATCTTAGCACAGTATAGTTTGCCGTCTTGACTTGTAAAGTAGAGCAACCCGTCGCTAATTGAGGGTGCGGATTTTATTTCACCACCTACGATGGCGCGCCACAAAAGCTTTCCAGATGTGCTGTCAATAGCAAAAAGTTTGCCTTCGTTATTTCCTATATAGACGACCCCGTTGGCAATTGATGGTGACCCCTGTACTGGACGTTCTGTTTTGAGTCTCCATTTTTGCCATCCAGTTTTAATGTTTACAGCATAAACAAAGCCATCATGAGAACCAAAATAGACAGTTTCATCGTCAACTGAAGGAGAAGAAGAAATGCTGTTATGAGTTGTAAATTGCCAAATCATCCTTCCTGTTTTTGCATCAAGGCAATACATTTTGCCATTATAGCTCCCAACAAACACTTTACCATCAAGAATAGAAGGGGAAGAGACGACCCAATTCTCCGCATAGAAACTCCAATTAAGATTTTTATTTTTAGCATCTAATGAATATATATATCCGTCGTCCGACCCAAATATTATCGCGTTTTCATATATAGCGGGAGAAGACTGAATTGAATGTGAGATTTTTAAGGACCAATCTTTTTCTCCTGATAATGTTACTTTACTGTTTGCATTTTTAGTCTCAATTGTTCCAGTTCTCAAGGGGTTTGCACGAAACATGGGCCACTCTGATGCAGTCGCTGGATTGGCTATGGTAAGTAAAACTAGACTAATAAGTTGCAGTAAAACTGTTTGAATCATTTTTTTCATGTTTGATCGGCCCCCTTTAATCATAATAGTAAATGAAATGTTTTTATTGTATGAAATAATATTCGCTCTTATTTCAATGCATATCATATAAAGTATGATTGCACTTAGTGCTATTTATCGGCTAAAATACAGAATGAAATTGAAGGAGTGACTAAAATGCCACTGAATAGAATTAGAAATTTTAGTATAATAGCACATGTTGACCATGGCAAATCAACTCTTGCAGATAGGCTCTTGGAAGAAACAAAAACCGTGCAAAAAAGAAACATGAAAGCTCAGCTGTTAGACATGCTGGAGCTTGAAAGAGAACGTGGAATAACAATAAAATCTGTCCCCGTTCGTATGAATTACAAAGCAAAAGATGGGGAAGAATACATATTGAACCTTATCGATACACCGGGCCATGCTGATTTCACTTATGAGGTCTCGCGTTCTCTTGCCGCATGTGAAGGAGCGGTTCTAGTTGTAGATGCGGCTCAAGGAGTACAAGCACAAACAGTTGCTAATAGTTATTTGGCGGCCGATTTAGATATAGAGTTGGTTCCGGTACTCAATAAAGTGGACCTACCAGCTGCGCAGCCCGACAGAGTAAAGCATGAAATAAAAGAAATAATTGGTATAGATGCGGAGGACGCAGTCTTGGTCAGCGCAAAAACAGGAGAGGGTATGCCTGATGTGCTTGAACGCATTATAAGAGATATGCCTGCGCCTGTAGGGGATGCTGACGCACCACTTCAAGCTCTTATTTTCGATTCAGTATATGATAATTATAAGGGTGTAATCTGTTATGTTCGTGTCAAAAATGGGGTGTTAAAAGCAAATAAAACAATTCGTTTTATGGCGACAGGTAGAGATTACGAACTTGATGAGGTTGGTGTATTTAGACCTGCAATGGAGCCGGTTGAAGAACTTGGTCCAGGAGAAGTTGGTTATATATCTGCAACCATAAAATCAATTGATGAGGCGCGTGTAGGAGATACTATAACAGATGCAACAAGACCATGTATAGAAGCATTACCGGGTTATAAAGAAGTAAAACCTGTTGTGTTTTGCGGTTACTATCCAGTAGAAAGAGAAAATACCAATCAGTTAAGAGAGGCTCTAGAAAAACTACAAATAAACGATTCATCTATAAGCTTCGAACCTGAAAATTCGGTAGCATTGGGCTTTGGATTCCGATGCGGATTTTTAGGTTTACTACACATGGAGATTTCAAAAGAAAGATTAAACAGAGAATTTGATGTAGATTTAGTAGCAACAGCTCCCAATGTTGTTTATCAAGTTGTGTTGACCAATGGAGATATTATTGAAGCACACAGACCATCTGATTTTCCTGACCCTGCTAAAATAGCTGAAACACGAGAACCTTACATAAAACTTTCCATATTTATACCAGACGAATTTGTTGGTCCAACAATGTCTCTTTGTCAGGAGAAACGTGGCAATTATGTTGCGATGGACTATCTTGCGCCGGAAAGAGTACGGCTTACTTATAATATGCCTCTTGCCGAGTTTATTCTCGATTTTCATGATAGGTTAAAATCTTGCACAAGAGGGTATGCTTCTCTCGATTATGAACATATGGGGTTTAAAGCAGACGACCTTGTTAAAGTGGATATTTTGTTACAGAATGAACCGGTTGATGCGTTCTCTTTTATTTGCCATGCAGAACAGGCTTACCAAAGAGGTCATTCCGTAGTGGGAAAACTAAAAGAACTTATTCCTAGACAACTTTTCGAGATTCCAGTACAAGCCGCAATTGGACAAAAAGTGATAGTACGAATGAACATAAAGGCAGTCCGTAAGGACGTTTTAGCAAAGTGCTATGGCGGTGATATAACCAGAAAGAATAAACTACTGGAAAAGCAGAAAAAAGGGAAGAAGCGAATGAAGCAGGTCGGGAAAGTAGCTATCCCGCAAGAAGCTTTTTATGCTTTTATGAATGTGACAAAAGCCGAAGACAAATAATGTTGAATCCTTTCGTTCCGCGACTTAGAAATATATCTCTTTACCTACATATTCCATTTTGCGAGAACAAGTGTCCCTACTGTGCTTTTGATAGTTTTACTCCTAATGAGGGTGACGTAGATTTATATTTAGAATTAATAGAAAAAGAAGTAGAGTGGTGGAGCCGTCGTTTAGGACGTGTAACTTTTTCCACGTGTTACATAGGTGGAGGAACGCCTACAACGTTAACAGGTCCACAGTGGTTGAGACTAACGCAAATTTTAGATAAGTATTTTGACTTTAAATCCAAAGCTGAAATTACTGTAGAGGCTAATCCTAATTCACTAAAAACGGAACACTTGCTCCATTGGCGTGACTGGCGTGTAAATAGGATTAGCTTGGGGGTACAAAGCTTTGACGATGCTGAACTTATACAACTGGGCAGAATACATAATTCAGCCCAAGCTCATAATGCAATATCTGCTGCGTTGGCAGCTTCTTTTTCAGTTAGTATTGACTTGATGTTTGGACTGCCAAAGCAGACCTTTCAAAATTGGGGTAGAACGTTGAAAGAGTCAGTTGCAAGTGGCGTACAGCATCTTTCTCTTTATCAACTTTCCTTTGAACCCGGAAGTGCATGGGAGAATATGCCTAAAGAAACTCTTCCTGACGGCTATTGTCCTTATAGGTGGGCACAATGGTATTTACCTAGGAAAGGATATATGCAATATGAGGTCGCAAATTTTTCGAGAGCAGGTAGAGAAAGTAAACACAATATAAATTATTGGCGTGAAGGAGAATATCTTGGACTTGGATTGGGAGCTTCCGGTTATCTTTCCGGATGGAGATATAAAAATACCAGTGTTTTTAGGGAATATTCTGAGCTTTTGCGTTTGAAAAAAAGTGTGATTGTTTCAGGAGAGAGGCTTTCCTTAGATGCAAAATCGAAAGAAGCATTTATCCTTGCTTTGCGTATGTCCGAAGGGATTAATAGAAATGATTATAAAAACAAATATGGGGAGTTAAATGAACAAAATCTAATAAAAACGCTAAGAACTTTTCCAAACGATTTATATGAAATTACAAAAGGGAACATAGCTCTTACCGCTAAAGGAATGCGAGTGGCAAATATAATTTGGACAGATCTTATATAGTGATATGATGTAAAATACACGCTGCTTTTTGGGGGGAAAAATGTTTTGAAAGACGAAGTGAATAGCTTAATGAAAAGAATACCATCTATGGATAGACTGCTAGGGGCTGCATGGATTGTTAAATATGAGTCGGAGATAGGTCGCGAAGCAGTAAAAGCTCTTATTTCTGATGTATTAAACAGCTATAGAAACAAAATCAAAAATAATTCTAACGTAGCTTTTGATGAAGAAAGTGTAGCAAATGAAATAAGAACTCTGCTTGAATTAAAATCAAGCTTATCTCTAAAAAAAGTTATTAATGCTACGGGTGTTGTTTTGCATACGAACCTTGGAAGAGCTTTACTGGCTGAAAAAGCCGTCGAGGCCGTAAAAGAAGTAGCTACTTCATATAGCACGCTAGAATATTCGATACAGGAAGGGGCTCGAGGACAAAGGGGAGACCATGTCGAATGGTTGTTGTGCGAACTAACTGGAGCGGAAGCGGCCATAGTTGTTAATAATAATGCAGGTGCTGTCGTCCTAGCTTTAAGTGCTTTGGCTAAAAACAAAGAGACAATAGTTTCTAGAGGTGAACTTGTAGAAATCGGGGGATCTTTTCGCGTTCCGGATATAATGGCTTTTTCAGATACAAAGTTAGTTGAAGTTGGCACTACAAACAGAACACATCTAAAAGACTACGCTGCAGCAATAACAGAAGAAACCGCAATGCTTTTAAAAGTTCATCCATCAAATTATAGAATAGAGGGTTTTGCTTCCTCCGTGTCTAGAGAAGATCTTTCAATGCTTTCACAACAACATGGAATTATTTTTATGGAAGATGTTGGTAGTGGCATGCTTGTAGATTTAAAAGAGGCTGGATTAGATGGAGAACCAACCGTGCGTGATTGTTTAAAAGCAGGATGTGATATTGTAACATTTTCCGGAGATAAATTATTGGGAGGTCCACAAATAGGGGCGATAGTTGGTAAAGCTGAAGTTATAGATAGGTTAAGAACGAATCCTTTACTGAGGGCTTTACGCGTTGATAAAATGACTCTTGCTGCATTTGAGGGAACTCTGCGTCTATACCTAAAGGGTGATTATCTTTCAATTCCTACCCTAGCAATGATATTCAAAAAACCTAAAGAATTGAAAAAACAGGCAGAAAGTTTTAAGGATTCTTTAAAAAACTATTTTTTAAAGACAAAGCTGCGTTCCGTATCTATTGAAGTAACAAGCACAATAGATACGGTTGGGGGAGGAGCATTTCCTCTTTCGAGGTTAGAAGGCTATGCTGTGGCAATAAAATTACCTGAAATGGGAAGTGCAGGCAAATTATCGGAATTGTTAAGAAATGCGACAATTCCAGTAATTACAGGAGCTTACGAAGGTAAGATACTTTTTCATATGCGCACTCTGCAAATAGGCGACGAAAACAATATTATAAAGGCGTTTGACAGCTTTTTGAATACGAATCAGCCTTCAGAGGAATAACAGTGGAAAAGTTAGAAATTCCTTTTGTTTTGGGAACAGCAGGACATATAGATCATGGAAAAACAACCCTAGTTAAAGCTATCTCAGGTGTAGATTGCGACAGGCTCTCTGCAGAAAAGAAGCGTGGAATAACGATAGAGTTGGGATTTGCGCCTTTTATTCTGCCCTCAGGGAAAATAATAAGTATAGTGGATGTCCCGGGACATGAAAAATTCATCAGACAAATGGTGGCTGGAGCAATTGGATTGGATGCCGTAATGCTAGTAGTAGCGGCTGATGATGGAGTTATGTCTCAAACTCGCGAACATCTTGAGATCTTATCCTTGCTTGGCATAAAAAAGGGTCTTGTTGCTATTACTAAAATTGACCAGGCAGAAAAGAATTTTGTCGAAATAGTAAAAGAAGAAATACTAGAGCTAACAATTGGTACTTTCCTAGAGAATGCACCCATAATACCTGTATCCTCTTTTACCAAAGAGGGGTTAGACAGTTTAAAGCTAGCATTAGAAAAATTAGTAGAGAGTAGCGAATACAAAATAGATAAAGGGCGTTTTTTCCTCCCAGTAGATAGGGTCTTTCACATGTCTGGATTTGGAACAGTAATAACCGGAACAGTGCTAAAAGGTGCAGTGGAAGAAGCTAGTCATGTAGAGATATTACCATCAAAATTAGATGCCAAAGTTCGAACAATACAAGTACATGAATTGCCTACAAACAAGGCTGTCGCAGGACAGCGAGTAGCGATGAATCTTTCAAATATATCTCTAGACGATATAAAACCGGGAGATGTTGTGGCATCGAGAGGGCACTTTATGTCCACAAAATGTTTAAATGTAGAGGTTTCGGTTTTACGTTCTGCGGGGAATGCTTTGAAACATTGGGAAAGATTACATTTACATATTGGAACATCAGATATTGTTGTGCGTCTTTCACTTCTAGACAAGGAAAAAATATTACCGGGTGATAAGGCAATAGCACAACTAATATTAGAGAAGCCCGTGGCAGTTTTTCTTGACATGCCTTTTATTCTTAGAAAATACAGCCCTATGTCCACTGTTGCGGGGGGTATAGTTCTGACTCCGCTAGGGAAACGACCGAAAAATAAAAAAACTAAAATCAGTCTAACAAAATATTTAAACGCAATATCAGAAAATATAAGTTTAAACGATAAGCTTAAAGAATTAATTGAATATAAAGAAATAATAGGTATGAGCGAGCTGTCATCGCTTCTAGAAAAAGAACCGCTTGAGCTCCGCGGTCCTCTTTCTGCACTAGAGATGAAAAACGAAATAGGCGTTGTAAAAACACTAGAAACGATATTAATTTCAAAACCTAAAATAGAAGAACTAACTAAAAAAATACAAACAAAATTGGCGTTGTTTCACAAGGGAAACCCCGAACTTCAGGGTATGACTCTTGAAAATGCTGCTAATTCTATAGGAGTAAATGAAGTTCGTTTTGCAAAGGAACTTATGCTTTTATTTATGAAAATGCAATATATAATTTATGAAAACGACAGGATACGACTCAAAGAATTTGAACCCTTTGATGAATCTAATTTTATATCTGAGGTTTCTAGAGTAAAAAAGAAAATGTTATCCTCGGAATATACATTTCTTACAAAAGAAGAGTTATCACAGTCATTGTCGATTAATGAAAAAGAAATAAACAGAATCGTTTCATATTTAAAAGAAAAGAGGGAGATTTATCATATAGGACAAGGTTTTTTAGTCCCCCAAGAAATTCTTTTAAATTTTAACGCAAAAATACAAACTCTTGGCGGAGATTTAACACTTGCAAATATAAGAGACGTAACAAAGAGTAGTCGGAAATATATACTACCTTTGTTAGAATATTTTGATAGTATCGGAATAACGCGTCGCATAGAGAATAAGAGAATTATTGTGAAAAAGGTAAATGATTTTCAGTAATTCTGGGAAAATGTAATCATTGTATTTAGATTGAAATAGCAAGAAAAAATAGACACTCCCTTGATTTTATTGAATTTATACGTTATAATGTGAAAAGAATTGACGTATCTGAATGTTAAGGTGGTGTCACAATGCATACAATCGATACAATACGTGAACTTGTACGTCAACAACAGGGCTCAAGGATATTTTACCGTGCAGCAAATGGAAGACGTAAAAAAGAAGAAAGAACAGGCGTAATAAAAGAAATTTATCCAAGTCTTTTCACTGTTTATATTGAATCTCAAAAAAGTACGGTATCTTTTAGCTATGCTGATGTACTTACAAGAGAAGTTGATGTGCAATTAGAATCAACAGGAGAATCTTTGCTGTAATTGATAACGTTATAGTTGGCCCCGGCATCTGCCGGGGCTTATTTTTTACTTAGCAAGTATAATGAAAACAATTTAAGAACTTAGGGCTAGAGGAGTATACAGAAATGAGGCAAAGTGTATTTTGTCCGATAAAATTTAACCTAACATTAAGAGTATTAGCTAAAAAAGATGATGGATATCATGAAATATGTTCGCTTTTTTGGAAGAAAAAAGGGCTAGACAGGTTGACAATTACTGATATAAGCGATGACAATGTGTGTGATAAATTAACCATAAAAGGGTTTACAATAAATAATACAAATATTTTAATGAAAACAATCTTCTGGGCCAGATCGTTGGGATGTAAAATTCCTCCATTACAATTAGAATTGGAAAAAAACATGCCGATAGGAAGCGGAATAGGTGGAGGAAGCGGTAATGCAGCGGCATTGATTTTGCTTCTCAAGAAATATTACGGATTAAAAACAAGTAATATCGAAATTTCAAAACTAGGGTCTGATATTCCTTTTCTGTGCGGAGAAAGTGATATGGCCGAAGTTAGAGGAATAGGAGAAAAAATAGAAGATATTAACCATGACCTTGATTTTGTATCACTATTGGTATTTCCTAAATGGGAGATTTCAACAGTAGAAGCATATTCAAAAGTTGATACTTATTGGCAAGGGAATTTCTCTGATAAAATTAAGGCAAATCAGGAAGTATCCACCATTTTAGGTCGTTTAAAACGTGGAGAAAAAATTGGGCTGCTACCTAATGATTTCTTTGAACCCATTTTAGAAGAACATCAAGAGTATGACCGAGCACAAAAAATTGCGGAAGACTCAGATGCGTTAGCTTGGGGGCTTAGCGGGAGCGGAAGCGCTTTTTTCGCTCTCTACAAAAACTTACATAAAACAAAGCTTGCACAGAATAAATTTAAGAATGAATATTGGGTCAAACAAATAAACATATTGGAGTGATTATGATGAGAGGTCAAAGAACAGAGAGACTAGTAAGGCTTGCCTCTAAATTCATGCTTTGTCCTTCTAAGCTTGTTTCACTAACACAGCTTGCAAATGAATTTAACGTCTCTAAGACTGTAATCAGTGATGATGTAGAGGTTATTAACTCTGCGATGAATGCAGAAGGTTTTGGCCAGATGCAAGTAGAGAGAGGTCGCAGCGGTGGAGCAAGGTTTATACCTCTATGTACAAAAGAGTATAAGACTGAGATATTAAGTGAAATGGCGAAAGAACTTACAAATCCTGATAGAAATTTACCGGGAGGGCTAATTTATTATAGTGATATGATTTTTAATCCTGAAAGAGCTCTTCCACTTGGATACGCAATGGAATCAATG belongs to Synergistaceae bacterium and includes:
- a CDS encoding PQQ-binding-like beta-propeller repeat protein — translated: MKKMIQTVLLQLISLVLLTIANPATASEWPMFRANPLRTGTIETKNANSKVTLSGEKDWSLKISHSIQSSPAIYENAIIFGSDDGYIYSLDAKNKNLNWSFYAENWVVSSPSILDGKVFVGSYNGKMYCLDAKTGRMIWQFTTHNSISSSPSVDDETVYFGSHDGFVYAVNIKTGWQKWRLKTERPVQGSPSIANGVVYIGNNEGKLFAIDSTSGKLLWRAIVGGEIKSAPSISDGLLYFTSQDGKLYCAKIKHQAVIWSYDSKAQIETSPLIQNNKVIFGNIGGWVTALDAKSGKVLWKYKANEAVYSSPAGINGNIIFGTNDNSLICLDDNGKFIWSTPLDGNITTAPAVAENRIIVTSTDGKVTSIK
- the lepA gene encoding elongation factor 4, which encodes MPLNRIRNFSIIAHVDHGKSTLADRLLEETKTVQKRNMKAQLLDMLELERERGITIKSVPVRMNYKAKDGEEYILNLIDTPGHADFTYEVSRSLAACEGAVLVVDAAQGVQAQTVANSYLAADLDIELVPVLNKVDLPAAQPDRVKHEIKEIIGIDAEDAVLVSAKTGEGMPDVLERIIRDMPAPVGDADAPLQALIFDSVYDNYKGVICYVRVKNGVLKANKTIRFMATGRDYELDEVGVFRPAMEPVEELGPGEVGYISATIKSIDEARVGDTITDATRPCIEALPGYKEVKPVVFCGYYPVERENTNQLREALEKLQINDSSISFEPENSVALGFGFRCGFLGLLHMEISKERLNREFDVDLVATAPNVVYQVVLTNGDIIEAHRPSDFPDPAKIAETREPYIKLSIFIPDEFVGPTMSLCQEKRGNYVAMDYLAPERVRLTYNMPLAEFILDFHDRLKSCTRGYASLDYEHMGFKADDLVKVDILLQNEPVDAFSFICHAEQAYQRGHSVVGKLKELIPRQLFEIPVQAAIGQKVIVRMNIKAVRKDVLAKCYGGDITRKNKLLEKQKKGKKRMKQVGKVAIPQEAFYAFMNVTKAEDK
- the hemW gene encoding radical SAM family heme chaperone HemW: MLNPFVPRLRNISLYLHIPFCENKCPYCAFDSFTPNEGDVDLYLELIEKEVEWWSRRLGRVTFSTCYIGGGTPTTLTGPQWLRLTQILDKYFDFKSKAEITVEANPNSLKTEHLLHWRDWRVNRISLGVQSFDDAELIQLGRIHNSAQAHNAISAALAASFSVSIDLMFGLPKQTFQNWGRTLKESVASGVQHLSLYQLSFEPGSAWENMPKETLPDGYCPYRWAQWYLPRKGYMQYEVANFSRAGRESKHNINYWREGEYLGLGLGASGYLSGWRYKNTSVFREYSELLRLKKSVIVSGERLSLDAKSKEAFILALRMSEGINRNDYKNKYGELNEQNLIKTLRTFPNDLYEITKGNIALTAKGMRVANIIWTDLI
- the selA gene encoding L-seryl-tRNA(Sec) selenium transferase, whose protein sequence is MKRIPSMDRLLGAAWIVKYESEIGREAVKALISDVLNSYRNKIKNNSNVAFDEESVANEIRTLLELKSSLSLKKVINATGVVLHTNLGRALLAEKAVEAVKEVATSYSTLEYSIQEGARGQRGDHVEWLLCELTGAEAAIVVNNNAGAVVLALSALAKNKETIVSRGELVEIGGSFRVPDIMAFSDTKLVEVGTTNRTHLKDYAAAITEETAMLLKVHPSNYRIEGFASSVSREDLSMLSQQHGIIFMEDVGSGMLVDLKEAGLDGEPTVRDCLKAGCDIVTFSGDKLLGGPQIGAIVGKAEVIDRLRTNPLLRALRVDKMTLAAFEGTLRLYLKGDYLSIPTLAMIFKKPKELKKQAESFKDSLKNYFLKTKLRSVSIEVTSTIDTVGGGAFPLSRLEGYAVAIKLPEMGSAGKLSELLRNATIPVITGAYEGKILFHMRTLQIGDENNIIKAFDSFLNTNQPSEE
- the selB gene encoding selenocysteine-specific translation elongation factor, producing the protein MEKLEIPFVLGTAGHIDHGKTTLVKAISGVDCDRLSAEKKRGITIELGFAPFILPSGKIISIVDVPGHEKFIRQMVAGAIGLDAVMLVVAADDGVMSQTREHLEILSLLGIKKGLVAITKIDQAEKNFVEIVKEEILELTIGTFLENAPIIPVSSFTKEGLDSLKLALEKLVESSEYKIDKGRFFLPVDRVFHMSGFGTVITGTVLKGAVEEASHVEILPSKLDAKVRTIQVHELPTNKAVAGQRVAMNLSNISLDDIKPGDVVASRGHFMSTKCLNVEVSVLRSAGNALKHWERLHLHIGTSDIVVRLSLLDKEKILPGDKAIAQLILEKPVAVFLDMPFILRKYSPMSTVAGGIVLTPLGKRPKNKKTKISLTKYLNAISENISLNDKLKELIEYKEIIGMSELSSLLEKEPLELRGPLSALEMKNEIGVVKTLETILISKPKIEELTKKIQTKLALFHKGNPELQGMTLENAANSIGVNEVRFAKELMLLFMKMQYIIYENDRIRLKEFEPFDESNFISEVSRVKKKMLSSEYTFLTKEELSQSLSINEKEINRIVSYLKEKREIYHIGQGFLVPQEILLNFNAKIQTLGGDLTLANIRDVTKSSRKYILPLLEYFDSIGITRRIENKRIIVKKVNDFQ